A genomic segment from Rickettsiella endosymbiont of Miltochrista miniata encodes:
- a CDS encoding UbiA family prenyltransferase, giving the protein MLNKKNKINIKACFQAIRPYHAIKNILLFIPLFVGHQYFNIIAIKNSFLGFFVFCLLASSAYLINDLVDLENDKQHVKKQNRPFASEKLSCKTGYILAPILAITALSLTILLPLNFLIIAMAYYGLTLLYTFFIKQIKWLDAILLAILYSMRVFAGMSLIKNGFSFWLIFFVLCLFFSLALLKRYTELIAIQTENKFSILGRAYQIKDKIKLALLGYISGYLSVLIFIFYIYSAKAQLFYRTPLLLWLICPCLFIWLNHMWQFAQEGKIHDDPVIFTVKNRCSWIFLLLIVIFSVLATEIRLPFYSF; this is encoded by the coding sequence GTGTTAAATAAAAAGAATAAAATAAACATAAAAGCTTGTTTCCAGGCGATACGGCCTTATCATGCCATAAAAAATATTTTATTATTTATACCTCTTTTTGTTGGGCACCAATATTTTAATATCATTGCCATAAAAAATAGCTTTTTAGGTTTTTTTGTTTTTTGTTTATTAGCTTCAAGTGCCTATTTAATCAATGATCTGGTTGATTTAGAAAATGATAAACAGCATGTTAAAAAGCAAAATAGACCTTTTGCTTCAGAAAAATTATCCTGTAAAACTGGATATATTCTTGCGCCAATATTAGCCATAACTGCTTTAAGTCTTACAATATTATTACCTTTAAATTTCTTAATAATTGCGATGGCGTATTATGGTTTAACCTTGCTCTATACATTTTTTATTAAACAAATAAAATGGCTAGATGCTATTTTACTCGCCATTTTATATTCAATGCGTGTATTTGCAGGAATGAGTTTAATTAAAAATGGATTTTCATTTTGGTTGATTTTTTTCGTTTTATGTCTGTTTTTTAGTTTAGCTTTACTAAAGCGTTATACCGAGCTTATTGCGATACAAACAGAAAATAAATTTTCTATTTTAGGCCGAGCTTATCAAATAAAAGATAAAATTAAACTGGCCTTACTAGGATATATTAGCGGCTACTTATCAGTTTTAATCTTTATTTTTTATATTTATTCCGCAAAAGCACAATTATTTTATAGGACTCCATTGTTATTGTGGTTAATTTGCCCTTGTTTATTCATTTGGCTCAATCATATGTGGCAGTTTGCTCAGGAAGGAAAAATTCACGATGATCCGGTGATATTTACAGTCAAGAATAGATGCAGTTGGATTTTTTTGTTGTTAATAGTAATTTTTAGTGTGCTAGCAACGGAGATCAGGCTTCCATTTTACAGCTTCTAA
- the speB gene encoding agmatinase: MAPKKGFLGLDPKDAVAYEDAKAVIIPFGLENSVTYGGGTAKGPAAIIRASHEVELFDEDLWCEPFRKIGIATLDEPRIELEIPDALQQLENIVARVLDDKKFPFVFGGEHSITIGAIRPFLKKYDNIILLHFDAHADLRNGYQGQHYSHASAIRRCLDHDRLNVVSVGIRNVSIEEVPFIEENRHRIHIYWGKDKKNWNIKQIVSHLKDRPIYLTFDVDGFDSSVMPSTGTPEPGGLFWEDAIEIITAASQIGTIVGADINELAPIPHFHSCDFLVAKLAYKILSLI, from the coding sequence ATGGCCCCGAAAAAAGGTTTTCTAGGATTAGATCCTAAAGATGCTGTTGCCTACGAAGATGCCAAAGCGGTGATTATTCCCTTTGGTCTTGAAAATTCGGTCACTTATGGTGGAGGTACAGCTAAAGGGCCTGCGGCTATTATTCGTGCTTCGCATGAAGTTGAATTATTTGATGAGGATTTGTGGTGCGAGCCTTTCCGTAAGATTGGTATAGCTACATTGGATGAGCCAAGGATTGAATTGGAAATCCCTGATGCATTACAACAACTAGAAAATATAGTTGCACGAGTGTTAGATGATAAAAAATTTCCTTTTGTTTTTGGCGGTGAACATTCTATTACTATAGGTGCTATTCGTCCTTTTCTGAAAAAATACGACAATATAATTTTGTTGCATTTTGACGCGCATGCTGATTTACGTAATGGATATCAGGGGCAACATTACTCACATGCTTCGGCTATCAGACGTTGTTTGGATCATGACAGACTTAATGTGGTTTCGGTAGGAATTCGTAATGTTTCAATTGAAGAAGTCCCCTTCATTGAAGAAAATCGTCACAGAATTCACATTTATTGGGGGAAAGATAAAAAAAATTGGAATATTAAGCAAATAGTATCTCATCTAAAAGATCGCCCCATCTATTTGACATTCGATGTAGATGGGTTTGATTCAAGTGTCATGCCCTCAACAGGAACACCCGAACCAGGTGGTTTATTCTGGGAAGATGCTATAGAAATTATTACTGCAGCGAGTCAAATTGGGACTATCGTAGGGGCTGATATTAATGAACTTGCTCCTATTCCCCACTTTCATAGCTGTGATTTTCTAGTAGCAAAACTTGCCTATAAAATTCTTTCATTAATCTAA
- a CDS encoding YqaA family protein, producing MKFFSKLYDNMLILAKHGHAPYYLFVLSFAESSFFPIPPDVMLAPMSLARPECAWRYAFLTTVASVLGGLFGYWIGNIAFEWVHPYILQFGYEKTYQQIEHGFNQWNFWILFLAGFTPIPYKLFTIAAGALHVALLPFILGSLVGRGGRFFLVAFLMRWGGVHIDKLLRHYIDRISWFVLLLAVAVFASLKIWG from the coding sequence ATGAAGTTTTTTTCTAAGCTTTATGACAACATGCTTATATTGGCTAAGCATGGACATGCTCCTTATTACTTATTTGTATTAAGTTTTGCAGAGTCTTCTTTTTTTCCTATTCCACCCGACGTGATGTTAGCTCCCATGTCTTTAGCGAGGCCAGAGTGTGCTTGGCGCTATGCCTTTTTGACCACGGTGGCTTCTGTTTTAGGTGGATTATTTGGCTATTGGATAGGGAATATAGCGTTTGAATGGGTACATCCCTATATTCTACAGTTTGGGTACGAGAAGACTTACCAGCAGATTGAGCATGGATTTAACCAATGGAATTTTTGGATACTTTTTTTGGCAGGATTCACGCCTATTCCTTATAAGTTATTTACCATCGCGGCCGGGGCCTTGCATGTTGCGCTATTACCCTTTATCTTGGGATCACTAGTGGGCCGTGGCGGAAGGTTTTTTTTAGTCGCTTTTTTAATGCGTTGGGGCGGTGTCCATATTGATAAATTATTACGGCATTACATCGATCGAATCTCTTGGTTTGTTTTGTTGCTAGCGGTTGCTGTTTTTGCTTCTCTTAAAATCTGGGGTTAA
- a CDS encoding DUF333 domain-containing protein: MKKWLAIFPLLLVSITAFSIPNPASVYCVHHAGRLEMMNEPAGVTGVCVFHDKSYCEEWSYIRGICKPSQFYLPEKRWGTKYCLTQLPNKNLIIYLCKA, encoded by the coding sequence ATGAAAAAATGGTTAGCCATATTTCCCCTGCTATTAGTAAGTATCACGGCTTTTTCGATTCCTAACCCAGCCTCTGTTTACTGTGTTCATCACGCAGGTCGCTTGGAAATGATGAATGAACCAGCGGGTGTGACCGGTGTTTGTGTGTTTCATGATAAAAGTTATTGTGAAGAATGGAGTTACATCAGAGGAATTTGTAAGCCTAGTCAATTTTATTTGCCTGAAAAAAGATGGGGAACAAAATATTGCCTGACTCAATTACCGAATAAAAATTTAATTATTTATTTATGTAAAGCTTAA
- a CDS encoding bifunctional DedA family/phosphatase PAP2 family protein: protein MTLPDLKPFFDWLQIHPHLAGLITYFVSFLECLVMIGFLVPGTVFMTAIGTLIGIGVLPFTPIVLWAIAGAITGDVLSFWVGRHYHHHTKDFWLFRRYPQLLKKGEAFFDKHGGKSIFFGRFIGPIRAILPFIAGMVRMPWRQFLIADIISAIAWAPAYMLPGILLGQASQQLPPEVASKLIIFVVLLLLFIWLVYAFIKSCYAWFSRLLDKQVAYLWRFTRNHPKLKTITSLLTDYRHPQSHAQLALALICIFCSLGFLAIVFSVTHHGVATYLNEPVYHLMRSLRQQTLDKFLVVMTELSPRILAVFWMLMLGFFLIKRNFWLSLHWGLAGLLSYGLADVFKHILHVARPIGLVLTPLGPSFPSGHTVSAISVLGFFAVLIAIETPKPQRMLVYGLTSLVILLIVFSRIYLTAHWFSDVFGGALLGISILTGLTLSYRRKIDHTTISSGQIAILGILILLLCWGANLAHGYKKLLSNSQLLFSEQTINFNTWWNNAKFQIPIYRVGHFGQKIEVLNIQWAGKLSDIQNHLEKQAWHTLPKAKIFTTLYKLSLHANDPNLPLFISSNAGQAPALTMTKYFPTTHNLLVLNLWNSHRELSNGIPVWLGLVHYHKTWHLQFQPLKKQSIMQHFIPADQLLLQDLKSYTIKNVNYPDTQANVLFIK from the coding sequence ATGACGCTTCCGGATCTCAAACCCTTTTTTGATTGGCTACAAATTCATCCTCATTTAGCAGGCTTAATTACCTATTTTGTTTCCTTTCTTGAATGTCTCGTCATGATAGGTTTTTTAGTACCCGGTACTGTTTTCATGACAGCTATCGGCACCTTAATTGGAATAGGGGTTTTACCATTTACACCTATAGTTTTATGGGCCATCGCAGGAGCTATCACAGGTGATGTACTTAGTTTTTGGGTAGGTAGACATTACCATCATCATACTAAGGATTTCTGGTTATTCCGCCGCTATCCCCAACTTTTAAAAAAAGGAGAAGCTTTTTTTGACAAACATGGCGGAAAAAGTATTTTCTTTGGCCGTTTTATTGGGCCTATTCGGGCTATTTTACCTTTTATCGCAGGTATGGTGCGAATGCCATGGCGCCAATTTTTAATAGCAGACATCATTTCTGCTATTGCGTGGGCACCCGCCTATATGTTACCGGGAATACTTTTAGGCCAAGCTTCGCAGCAATTACCTCCCGAAGTCGCAAGTAAATTAATCATCTTTGTCGTCTTACTTTTGTTGTTTATTTGGCTAGTTTATGCTTTCATAAAATCTTGTTATGCATGGTTTAGTCGTTTATTAGATAAACAGGTCGCTTATCTTTGGCGTTTCACTCGTAACCATCCAAAGCTCAAAACCATCACCTCTCTTTTGACAGATTATCGACATCCTCAATCACACGCTCAATTAGCACTCGCTTTAATTTGCATTTTTTGTTCACTTGGATTTCTAGCAATAGTCTTTAGTGTTACTCATCATGGCGTTGCTACTTATTTAAACGAGCCCGTTTATCATTTAATGCGTAGTTTACGTCAGCAAACTCTAGACAAGTTTTTAGTTGTCATGACTGAGCTGAGCCCGAGAATACTCGCTGTTTTTTGGATGCTTATGTTAGGATTTTTTTTAATAAAAAGAAATTTTTGGCTGAGTCTACATTGGGGATTAGCAGGATTATTAAGTTATGGTTTAGCAGATGTATTTAAGCATATTCTGCACGTTGCGCGCCCCATAGGCTTAGTGCTAACACCCCTCGGCCCCTCGTTTCCTAGTGGACATACCGTAAGCGCTATTTCTGTTCTAGGATTTTTTGCCGTGTTAATTGCTATAGAAACACCTAAACCACAACGAATGCTGGTTTATGGATTAACTAGTTTAGTTATTCTTTTAATCGTGTTTTCGCGTATTTACTTAACTGCACATTGGTTTAGTGATGTTTTTGGAGGTGCTTTACTGGGAATTAGTATTCTCACTGGCCTGACACTTTCTTATCGTAGAAAAATAGATCATACAACTATTTCATCTGGGCAAATTGCTATATTGGGTATTCTAATTTTATTGCTTTGTTGGGGAGCTAATCTAGCTCATGGCTATAAAAAATTACTCTCAAACTCCCAACTTCTTTTTTCTGAACAAACTATCAATTTTAATACCTGGTGGAACAATGCTAAATTCCAAATACCAATTTACCGAGTAGGGCATTTTGGCCAGAAAATTGAAGTATTAAATATTCAATGGGCAGGAAAACTCTCGGATATACAAAATCATTTAGAAAAACAAGCCTGGCACACGCTCCCTAAAGCAAAAATTTTCACCACGCTTTATAAATTAAGTTTACATGCCAACGATCCAAACCTTCCTTTGTTTATTTCTTCTAATGCCGGTCAAGCGCCCGCATTAACCATGACAAAATATTTTCCAACTACGCATAATTTATTAGTTTTAAATCTTTGGAATTCACATAGAGAATTAAGTAATGGTATCCCCGTATGGCTGGGTTTAGTTCATTATCATAAAACCTGGCACTTACAGTTTCAGCCTTTAAAAAAACAAAGTATCATGCAACATTTTATACCTGCTGATCAGTTATTGTTACAGGATCTCAAATCCTATACCATAAAAAATGTAAATTATCCTGATACTCAAGCTAATGTACTTTTTATTAAATAA
- the lipB gene encoding lipoyl(octanoyl) transferase LipB translates to MTDQLFLIRPLQRGDYNTIAQAMRVFTDIRTPETPDEIWLIEHNPIYTLGQAGKLEHILNPGNIPIVKTDRGGQVTYHGPGQLVIYPLLNLRRLKLGVRELVSLLENTIIHLLSTYDIYAEAKKEAPGVYVNSAKIASVGLRIRRGYCYHGLAFNIAMDLSPFTGINPCGLSQLTITQLSDLGGPTDLNTVANDFIKQFQQEIMFFKNQVSLKLAI, encoded by the coding sequence ATGACAGATCAGTTATTCCTGATACGACCTTTACAGCGGGGCGATTATAATACAATCGCCCAAGCCATGCGGGTTTTTACCGATATTCGTACTCCCGAAACTCCAGATGAAATTTGGCTCATTGAGCACAACCCCATTTATACCTTAGGACAGGCGGGTAAATTGGAGCACATCCTTAATCCCGGGAATATCCCCATAGTAAAAACCGATCGGGGCGGGCAAGTGACCTATCATGGACCTGGACAGCTGGTCATATACCCACTTTTAAACCTTCGCCGTCTTAAGCTTGGTGTTCGTGAGTTAGTCTCTCTACTAGAAAATACGATTATTCATTTACTATCCACTTACGATATTTATGCCGAAGCAAAAAAAGAAGCCCCGGGTGTTTATGTCAACTCGGCTAAAATTGCTTCAGTTGGCCTACGCATTCGACGTGGTTATTGTTATCATGGCCTAGCATTCAATATAGCCATGGATCTTAGTCCTTTCACAGGAATTAATCCCTGTGGCTTGAGTCAACTCACCATCACTCAACTTTCTGATTTAGGGGGACCTACCGATCTTAATACAGTAGCCAATGACTTTATTAAGCAATTTCAGCAAGAAATAATGTTCTTTAAAAACCAAGTTTCATTGAAATTAGCTATTTAG
- the surE gene encoding 5'/3'-nucleotidase SurE, with translation MKILISNDDGVHAPGLSILAKALAQIAEVTIVAPDRDRSGASNSLTLQHPLRLRYFDENIISVQGTPTDCVHLALTGLLSEDKLPDMVVSGINAGSNLGEDVFYSGTVAAAMEGRFLGIPAIAFSIAGNEPMYYSTAAEVAKRLVTLLYEKPIPAKTILNVNIPDVAFDDLKGYEVTRLGTRHNADRMMPSKDPRGHTIYWIGSSGKEDDAGKGTDFYALSQQQVSITPLQLDLTHHTARDQIEDWIANMDPKL, from the coding sequence ATGAAAATTCTTATCAGTAATGACGATGGTGTACATGCACCAGGCTTGTCTATTTTAGCTAAAGCTTTAGCCCAAATCGCAGAGGTTACTATTGTAGCTCCAGATAGGGATCGCAGTGGCGCCAGTAATTCCCTTACTTTGCAGCATCCTTTAAGATTAAGATACTTTGATGAAAATATTATTAGTGTTCAAGGGACACCTACTGATTGTGTTCATCTAGCTTTAACAGGTCTATTAAGCGAAGATAAACTTCCGGATATGGTTGTATCAGGTATTAATGCGGGTTCTAATTTGGGCGAAGATGTTTTTTACTCGGGAACTGTGGCAGCCGCCATGGAAGGACGTTTTCTAGGAATTCCAGCAATCGCATTTTCAATAGCTGGAAATGAGCCCATGTATTATTCTACAGCAGCAGAGGTTGCGAAAAGATTGGTAACCCTCTTATATGAAAAACCGATTCCTGCCAAGACTATTTTGAACGTAAATATTCCTGATGTGGCTTTTGATGATTTAAAAGGTTATGAAGTGACGCGTTTGGGCACGCGTCATAACGCCGATAGGATGATGCCCAGTAAAGATCCAAGAGGACATACCATTTACTGGATTGGTAGTTCTGGTAAGGAAGATGATGCTGGAAAAGGCACAGATTTTTATGCTTTGAGCCAACAGCAAGTAAGTATTACACCTTTGCAGCTTGATTTAACGCATCATACTGCGCGAGACCAGATCGAAGATTGGATAGCCAATATGGATCCGAAACTATAA
- the bioA gene encoding adenosylmethionine--8-amino-7-oxononanoate transaminase, whose product MDLINRDRQHIWHPCSQMKDYEAFPPLVIKKAYGSYIELMDGRRIIDAISSWWCKSLGHNHPRLKVALQAQLECFEHVIFANSTYEIIIQLSEKLGRLCMGLDKVFYASEGSSAVEIALKMSLHAHQLLGQNQRTQFTSLQNGYHGETFMALGLSDLGLYRQAYEAHLIQPNFIQNIPYVHSSSDPLWNDCSDIWPGIEKQLEKQAANLAAIIVEPIVQGAGGMKIYSQDFLRCLRKWTQTHGIYLIADEIMTGLGRTGHALACEHAQIKPDFICLSKGLTSGWLPMSAVLTHTDIYDLFYDDYSTGKSFLHSHTFSGNALAAAVALECLKTLEDEKIFQQVREKEIILKKFMQEVSDKTQRLTNIRGIGAIIAADLQLTEKEKNQRMGYQIFQKALQLGAWLRPLGDTIYWLPPLNTSLQVLEELKDITILAIKQVLTK is encoded by the coding sequence ATGGATCTTATCAATCGCGATCGACAACATATTTGGCATCCTTGCTCTCAAATGAAGGATTATGAAGCTTTTCCACCTTTAGTAATAAAAAAGGCCTATGGCTCTTATATTGAACTGATGGATGGGAGGAGAATAATAGATGCCATTTCTAGCTGGTGGTGTAAATCGTTGGGCCATAACCATCCCCGTTTAAAAGTCGCACTCCAAGCCCAATTAGAATGCTTCGAACATGTGATATTTGCCAATAGCACCTATGAAATTATCATCCAACTTTCCGAAAAATTAGGCCGACTTTGCATGGGTTTAGACAAGGTCTTTTATGCCAGTGAAGGTTCTTCGGCAGTTGAAATTGCCCTAAAAATGAGTCTACACGCCCATCAATTACTCGGTCAAAATCAGCGTACTCAGTTTACCTCCCTTCAAAATGGCTATCATGGCGAAACCTTTATGGCCTTAGGACTGAGTGATTTAGGCCTTTACCGCCAAGCCTATGAAGCCCATTTAATACAACCTAACTTTATTCAAAATATCCCCTATGTTCACTCTAGTTCTGACCCTTTATGGAATGATTGCTCAGATATTTGGCCTGGTATCGAAAAACAGCTTGAAAAGCAAGCCGCAAATTTAGCCGCTATTATTGTTGAACCTATAGTCCAAGGGGCAGGAGGCATGAAAATCTATAGCCAAGATTTCCTCCGCTGTTTGCGCAAATGGACACAAACTCATGGTATTTATTTGATTGCTGATGAAATTATGACCGGATTAGGTAGAACGGGGCATGCCTTAGCGTGTGAACATGCACAAATAAAACCTGACTTTATCTGCTTAAGCAAAGGTTTAACTTCCGGCTGGTTACCTATGAGTGCGGTATTAACCCATACTGACATTTATGATCTTTTTTATGATGATTATTCCACCGGAAAAAGTTTCTTACATTCACATACTTTTAGTGGCAATGCTTTAGCAGCAGCAGTGGCATTAGAATGTCTAAAAACTTTAGAAGATGAAAAAATATTCCAACAAGTTCGAGAAAAAGAAATTATTTTAAAAAAATTTATGCAGGAAGTTAGTGATAAAACACAAAGATTAACAAATATTAGAGGTATCGGGGCAATCATTGCTGCAGATTTACAATTAACTGAAAAAGAAAAAAATCAGCGTATGGGTTATCAGATTTTTCAGAAAGCCCTGCAGTTAGGTGCGTGGTTACGTCCTTTAGGCGATACTATCTATTGGTTACCACCTTTAAACACATCGTTACAGGTTCTAGAAGAACTAAAAGACATTACTATATTAGCCATCAAACAAGTCTTAACGAAGTAA
- the rpoS gene encoding RNA polymerase sigma factor RpoS: MANKGSAFKKRGGGKQQNSVASEQVFENKPEKFLVNREIGETETTPHKYVRRDETLGATQLYLNEIGFSPLLTAEEEVYYARLIAKGDQDARKRMIESNLRLVVKIARHYNNRGLQFLDLIEEGNLGLMHAVEKFDPERGFRFSTYATWWVRQAIERAIMNQARTVRLPIHVVKELNVYLQAARELTQKLDHKPTSDEIAKWLDRPFEEVERMLGLNEHITSVDAPASSEADKPLLETLSDNRENDPEHILEGENLRKRLEGWLKQLSTNQREVIARRYGLLGCDRMTLEEVGEVIGLTRERVRQIQVEGLKTLRKIMEKQGFFSNLLYD, from the coding sequence ATGGCTAACAAAGGAAGTGCATTTAAGAAAAGAGGGGGTGGAAAACAGCAAAATTCAGTAGCGTCTGAGCAAGTATTCGAAAATAAACCAGAGAAATTTTTAGTAAACCGTGAAATTGGTGAGACAGAAACAACACCACATAAATATGTGCGACGTGATGAAACACTTGGTGCAACTCAATTATATTTAAATGAAATCGGTTTTTCTCCTTTATTAACAGCCGAAGAAGAAGTTTACTACGCACGACTTATTGCAAAAGGCGATCAAGACGCTCGTAAACGGATGATAGAAAGTAATTTGCGCTTAGTGGTTAAAATAGCCAGACACTATAATAATCGTGGATTACAGTTTTTGGATCTAATAGAAGAAGGTAATTTAGGTTTAATGCATGCGGTAGAAAAATTTGATCCTGAAAGGGGTTTTCGTTTTTCAACCTATGCGACATGGTGGGTGCGTCAAGCCATTGAGCGAGCTATCATGAACCAAGCTCGAACGGTCCGCTTGCCTATCCATGTGGTTAAAGAGCTGAATGTTTATTTACAAGCGGCAAGGGAACTTACACAGAAATTAGATCATAAACCTACTTCAGATGAGATTGCTAAATGGTTAGATAGGCCTTTTGAAGAAGTTGAACGCATGCTCGGTTTGAACGAGCATATTACTTCTGTAGATGCCCCGGCCAGTAGTGAGGCCGATAAACCTTTACTTGAAACTTTATCAGATAATCGCGAAAACGATCCTGAGCATATTTTAGAAGGTGAAAATTTACGTAAGCGTTTAGAAGGTTGGCTTAAACAATTATCCACCAATCAACGTGAGGTTATTGCTCGGCGATATGGTTTATTGGGCTGCGATCGCATGACCTTAGAAGAAGTAGGAGAAGTTATTGGCTTAACTCGAGAGCGAGTTCGTCAAATTCAGGTTGAAGGTTTGAAGACCTTACGGAAAATAATGGAAAAACAAGGATTTTTTTCCAATTTATTGTATGATTAA
- a CDS encoding GspH/FimT family pseudopilin, whose protein sequence is MIRSYKKRLFELGFSLVELLFTITLSSILLTLAFPVYGHLILELRLLILTERVSSTVLYAQSEAIRRQSVITICKSKNGKRCMGSWKEGWIVLENAELLRVYPALSHSDFLAWHGFRSDDYLELHPDGSSQNGSFVVCVHALTKKMAWLIKISQTGRIRVDRNNSKNLGCND, encoded by the coding sequence ATGATTAGGTCATATAAAAAAAGATTATTCGAATTAGGTTTTAGTTTGGTTGAATTATTATTTACCATTACTTTAAGCAGTATTTTATTAACCCTAGCGTTTCCAGTCTACGGACATTTAATCCTTGAGCTTCGTTTACTTATTTTAACTGAACGTGTGAGCTCAACCGTACTTTATGCTCAAAGTGAGGCAATTAGACGCCAGAGTGTGATAACAATATGCAAAAGTAAAAATGGCAAACGTTGTATGGGAAGTTGGAAGGAGGGTTGGATTGTTTTAGAAAATGCGGAATTATTGCGTGTTTATCCTGCTTTGAGTCACTCAGATTTTTTAGCGTGGCATGGATTTCGCTCAGACGATTACCTAGAATTACATCCAGATGGTTCTAGTCAAAATGGCAGTTTTGTCGTCTGCGTTCATGCATTAACAAAGAAAATGGCATGGTTAATTAAAATTAGTCAAACTGGAAGAATAAGAGTAGATAGGAATAACAGCAAAAATCTAGGTTGTAACGATTAA
- the lipA gene encoding lipoyl synthase, giving the protein MKTPDPRQKQRGAEKMARIPIKIEPTAPLRKPDWIRIKLPATTAVDQLKTMLRENRLHTVCEEASCPNLSECFSHGTATFMIMGDKCTRRCTFCDVGHGRPDPLDPDEPENLAKTVKQMGLRYVVITSVDRDDLRDGGAAHFTACLQALRQSCPILTIEVLVPDFRGRMDVALNAIAPELPDVFNHNIETIPRLYKQARPGSDYKWSLQLLLAFKQRFPGIPTKSGLMLGLGETLEEVREVMQDLRKHQVDMITIGQYLAPSRHHFPVARYVTPQEFKELGLLAKEMGFIRVASGPLVRSSYHADKQAAGENVA; this is encoded by the coding sequence ATAAAAACACCGGATCCCAGACAAAAACAGCGCGGAGCTGAAAAAATGGCTCGCATTCCAATAAAAATTGAGCCTACTGCCCCTTTACGTAAACCAGATTGGATCCGTATTAAATTACCGGCTACAACTGCCGTAGATCAACTAAAAACCATGCTACGGGAGAATCGTCTTCATACGGTATGCGAAGAAGCTTCTTGCCCCAATTTAAGTGAATGCTTTAGCCATGGTACGGCTACATTTATGATTATGGGAGATAAATGTACTCGTCGGTGTACATTTTGTGATGTAGGCCATGGAAGACCTGATCCATTGGATCCGGATGAGCCTGAAAATCTCGCTAAGACAGTTAAACAGATGGGACTTCGTTATGTTGTTATTACTTCGGTCGATCGAGATGATCTACGTGACGGAGGAGCAGCTCACTTCACCGCATGTTTGCAAGCATTGCGCCAAAGTTGTCCTATACTAACTATAGAAGTGCTTGTGCCTGATTTTCGTGGTCGTATGGACGTCGCTCTAAATGCTATTGCACCTGAATTACCTGATGTGTTTAACCATAATATCGAAACAATACCTCGTTTGTATAAACAAGCACGCCCAGGCTCAGATTATAAATGGTCATTACAATTATTACTCGCATTTAAGCAGCGTTTCCCTGGAATACCTACCAAATCAGGTCTTATGCTAGGACTAGGAGAGACACTGGAAGAGGTTAGAGAGGTCATGCAAGATCTACGTAAACACCAGGTTGACATGATTACCATCGGTCAGTATCTTGCCCCTAGTCGCCATCATTTTCCTGTCGCACGTTATGTGACTCCCCAAGAATTCAAAGAGCTCGGTCTCTTAGCAAAAGAAATGGGATTTATTCGTGTAGCAAGTGGACCTCTAGTCCGTTCTTCGTATCACGCAGATAAACAAGCGGCTGGAGAGAATGTAGCCTAA
- a CDS encoding uracil-DNA glycosylase yields MMDKEKRLHYFKKMEIPLWILREHGNKISKETVKDDDMPRKSIMTREQKISTLNWQELRLAVNSCKACDLYKTRSNPVFGVGNLDADLLVIGEAPGANEDKQGEPFVGRGGQLLTNMLSAIGFNREDYYIANILKSRPPNNRDPSLEEVKACTPYLLRQISLIKPKLILAVGRIAAHYLLSTNASMASLRGNLFHFGINKIPLLVTYHPAYLLRSPREKRKAWQDMQCVKKQLGLEVIEQNG; encoded by the coding sequence ATGATGGATAAAGAAAAACGTTTACATTATTTTAAAAAAATGGAAATTCCTCTTTGGATCTTGCGGGAGCATGGCAATAAAATATCCAAAGAAACGGTTAAGGACGATGATATGCCCAGAAAATCGATAATGACTCGAGAGCAAAAAATTTCGACACTGAATTGGCAAGAATTGAGATTGGCAGTAAACAGCTGTAAAGCCTGTGATTTATATAAAACACGTAGTAATCCTGTCTTTGGTGTGGGAAATCTGGATGCCGATTTATTGGTCATTGGAGAAGCGCCGGGGGCGAATGAAGATAAACAAGGAGAGCCTTTTGTAGGTCGGGGCGGACAATTATTGACAAACATGTTGTCCGCGATTGGTTTTAATCGGGAAGATTACTACATTGCAAATATTTTAAAATCGCGTCCGCCCAATAATCGTGATCCTTCTTTGGAAGAAGTAAAGGCATGCACACCCTATTTATTGAGACAGATTAGCTTAATTAAGCCAAAGTTAATTTTAGCGGTAGGTCGAATAGCTGCACACTATTTATTATCAACCAATGCATCTATGGCGAGTTTACGCGGAAATTTGTTTCATTTTGGTATAAATAAAATTCCTTTGTTAGTTACTTATCATCCCGCCTATTTACTTCGTTCTCCACGCGAAAAGCGTAAGGCTTGGCAGGATATGCAATGTGTAAAAAAACAATTAGGCCTGGAAGTTATCGAACAAAATGGATGA